From one Brachypodium distachyon strain Bd21 chromosome 4, Brachypodium_distachyon_v3.0, whole genome shotgun sequence genomic stretch:
- the LOC100826078 gene encoding mRNA-decapping enzyme-like protein, protein MPPPPPPPPATNGAKLTPNLAMDAEGTRLLNLTVLQRLDPAVEDILITAAHVTLYDFNIDLNQWSRKDVEGSLFVVKRNTQPRFQFIVMNRRNTDNLVEDLLSDFEYELQPPYLLYRNAAQEVNGIWFYNQHDCDAVANLFGRILNAYARVPPKAKVPPTKSEFEELEAVPTSAAIDGPLEPPPASNLISDTPDESLANYFGGAASIGSVSSAPMVGRGYPPSDSVGSSHVPMIISSAAPTHQIPLPLEASSAPPLPLQDNNAHASHSTNLVTPAFFAPPSSSAASLAPLASSMLPTAPPLHPTLSSAQHSQYGHGTPLLQPFPPPAPPPSFAPAHNNEGPVISRDKVKDALLRLVQSDQFIDLVYRELQNAHM, encoded by the exons atgccgccgcctcccccgccgccgccggcgacgaacgGGGCCAAGCTGACCCCTAACCTGGCCATGGACGCCGAGGGCACCCGCCTGCTCAACCTCACCGTGCTGCAGCGCCTCGACCCCGCCGTCGAGGACATCCTCATCACCGCCGCCCACGTCACCCTCTACGACTTCAACATCGACCTCAACCAGTGG AGCCGCAAGGACGTGGAAGGGTCGCTGTTCGTCGTGAAGAG GAACACGCAGCCGAGGTTCCAGTTCATCGTCATGAACAGGCGGAACACGG ATAATCTGGTGGAGGATTTATTAAGTGATTTTGAATACGAACTCCAACCTCCGTATTTGCTGTACCGGAATGCTGCACAAGAAGTAAATGGTATTTGGTTTTATAATCAACATGACTGCGATGCCGTTGCAAATCTTTTTGGAAG GATACTGAATGCTTATGCCAGAGTGCCCCCAAAAGCAAAAGTTCCTCCCACGAAAAG TGAGTTTGAGGAATTGGAGGCTGTTCCTACATCTGCTGCTATAGATGGGCCCCTTGAACCTCCACCAGCATCCAATCTTATTTCTGATACTCCTGATGAATCTCTTGCCAATTACTTTGGT GGCGCTGCTAGTATTGGAAGTGTGTCAAGTGCACCAATGGTTGGAAGAGGGTACCCACCCTCCGATAGCGTTGGATCTTCCCATGTGCCGATGATTATTTCATCTGCTGCCCCGACACATCAAATACCACTCCCTTTAGAGGCTTCATCAGCTCCGCCACTACCTCTCCAGGACAATAATGCCCACGCCAGCCACTCAACAAATCTTGTAACACCGGCATTCTTTGCGCCCCCATCGTCCTCTGCTGCATCCCTAGCGCCTCTGGCTTCATCAATGCTGCCCACAGCACCGCCACTTCATCCAACTCTGTCATCGGCTCAACATTCTCAGTATGGACACGGCACCCCTCTACTCCAACCTTTTCCaccacccgcgccgcctccttccttCGCCCCTGCACACAATAACGAGGGGCCTGTTATCTCGCGGGATAAAGTCAAGGACGCCCTCCTTAGGCTTGTTCAG AGCGACCAGTTCATCGATTTAGTTTACCGGGAGTTGCAGAATGCACATATGTAG
- the LOC100840762 gene encoding probable F-box protein At2g36090: MAAVLPSSQFEADEKMFMVAAAADRDNSPACGGEAAEETALEDLPGDVLALVLRRLDGASLAALGCASSAFRSLAADPLAWRDLCLAAFPSSAAAPFSSCRSQSQHRALFADAFPFPSSSPSPAPAAPAAAMAIPRRLVSAVDLWHGGKLIMSRVVETDATSSWFLGSPFRIDALQQEGFTAPNPISPAELSLTWVLLDPATGRAVNASSRKPVAVDRSWLTGETVARFTLVFVTSGGEGDSMCAVEAAVACDDRFGHVREVSLSAEDGDGGGVSGRDAVELVAAAMAAPRCRGGGVGVGAAVEEAKRRYGEFVKGKSARKEWKARREGLVDLCCSGVGAAAFLGFILMLTLR; the protein is encoded by the coding sequence ATGGCGGCAGTACTTCCGAGCTCGCAATTCGAGGCGGACGAGAAGATGttcatggtggcggcggcggcggatagGGACAATTCTCCGGCGTgcggcggggaggcggcggaagaGACGGCGCTGGAGGACCTCCCGGGCGACGTGCTGGCGCTGGTGCTCCGCCGGCTCGACGGCGCGTCCCTGGCGGCACTCGGCTGCGCCAGCTCCGCCTTccgctccctcgccgccgacccgcTCGCCTGGCGCGACCTTTgcctcgccgccttcccctcctccgccgccgcccccttctcctcctgccGATCCCAGTCCCAGCACCGGGCCCTCTTCGCGGACGCGTTCCCCTTCCCctcatcttctccttctccggctccggcggcgccggcggccgccatggccatccCGCGGCGGCTGGTCTCCGCCGTGGACCTGTGGCACGGGGGGAAGCTAATCATGTCGCGGGTGGTGGAGACGGACGCGACGTCGTCGTGGTTCCTGGGCTCCCCGTTCCGGATCGACGCGCTACAGCAGGAAGGCTTCACTGCCCCAAATCCCATATCCCCCGCCGAGCTCTCCCTCACCTGGGTCCTCCTCGACCCGGCCACCGGCCGCGCCGTCAACGCCTCCAGCCGCAagcccgtcgccgtcgaccgCAGCTGGCTCACCGGCGAGACCGTCGCCCGCTTCACCCTCGTCTTCGTCACCTCCGGCGGAGAAGGGGATTCGATGtgtgcggtggaggcggcggtggcgtgcGACGACAGGTTCGGGCACGTGAGGGAGGTGAGCCTGAGCGcggaggacggcgacggcggcggcgtcagcGGGCGCGACGCGGTGGAgctcgtggcggcggccatggcggccccGAGGTGTCGCGGCGGAGGGGTTGGGGTtggggcggcggtggaggaggcgaagAGGAGGTACGGGGAGTTTGTTAAGGGGAAGAGCGCGAGGAAGGAGTGGAAGGCGAGGAGGGAAGGGCTCGTCGACCTCTGCTgctccggcgtcggcgccgccgcattCCTCGGCTTCATCCTCATGCTCACCCTCCGCTGA